In a genomic window of Sphingomonas koreensis:
- a CDS encoding SDR family oxidoreductase, translating to MDFGIRDKVAFVSGGSKGMVREAALMLADEGVKVAIVARTQGPIDDTVAQIRSRGGTAMGYSADLTTRSGVRDAVAAVRAQFGDPDIAISCVMENIAGDFDDVKDEDFERFFIVYAMSVVYLAREVIPAMKTKGWGRFVAVGSGTAKEPVGNIHHMLANTTRPAAVGFVKTLSDEVAKYGITCNTVGPGWIGTANMYDYLEKKMGVTPDKVGEFLHDLIPAGRVGRPEEIASTIAYLCSDLAGYISGNWIGVDGGKHKSLF from the coding sequence ATGGATTTCGGTATCCGGGACAAGGTTGCGTTCGTGTCGGGGGGGAGCAAGGGCATGGTGCGCGAGGCCGCGCTGATGCTTGCCGACGAAGGAGTGAAGGTGGCGATCGTCGCCCGCACGCAAGGGCCGATCGACGATACGGTCGCTCAGATCCGCAGCCGGGGCGGTACCGCGATGGGTTATTCCGCTGACCTGACGACACGCAGCGGCGTACGCGACGCCGTAGCTGCGGTGCGTGCGCAATTCGGCGATCCGGACATCGCGATCAGCTGCGTCATGGAGAATATCGCCGGCGACTTCGACGATGTGAAGGACGAGGATTTCGAACGCTTCTTCATCGTCTATGCGATGTCGGTGGTCTATCTGGCGCGCGAGGTCATTCCGGCGATGAAGACCAAGGGCTGGGGCCGGTTCGTCGCGGTCGGATCGGGTACCGCCAAGGAACCCGTCGGCAACATCCACCATATGCTCGCGAATACGACGCGGCCCGCTGCCGTCGGTTTCGTCAAGACGCTGTCGGACGAAGTGGCAAAGTACGGCATCACCTGCAACACTGTCGGGCCGGGCTGGATCGGCACCGCCAATATGTACGATTATCTCGAGAAGAAGATGGGCGTGACGCCCGACAAGGTCGGCGAATTCCTGCATGATCTGATTCCGGCGGGCCGCGTCGGCCGGCCGGAAGAGATCGCATCGACCATCGCCTATCTATGCTCCGACCTCGCCGGCTATATCAGCGGCAACTGGATCGGCGTGGACGGCGGCAAGCACAAGTCGTTGTTCTGA
- a CDS encoding SDR family NAD(P)-dependent oxidoreductase produces MADRMLEGRRIIVTGGASGMGAGLVRALPAMGARVVSLDLNADAGARVAGEAGATFLAVDVTDKASVDAATNQAVAALDGLDVLIHAAGIAPGAPAESIPPEQWLEAIAVNATGTFLVNQAVFPHLKDHGGAIINFASSAGIKGYPGKAAYAAAKGAVVAWVRSIASEWGRYNIRVNAIAPTIWTPMYDKTRSSMSTDQLAAHDAALKVAIPIGGKLGDIRRDLVPVVAFLASDGAHFMTGQIIPVDGGALMMR; encoded by the coding sequence ATGGCAGACAGGATGTTGGAGGGCCGCCGGATCATCGTGACGGGCGGAGCGAGCGGTATGGGCGCAGGGCTGGTCCGCGCCCTGCCTGCGATGGGCGCGCGCGTTGTGTCGCTCGACCTCAACGCCGATGCCGGCGCACGGGTCGCCGGAGAAGCGGGCGCGACTTTCCTTGCGGTCGACGTGACGGACAAGGCCTCGGTCGATGCCGCGACGAACCAAGCCGTCGCTGCGCTGGATGGGCTGGACGTGCTGATCCATGCCGCGGGAATAGCGCCCGGCGCGCCTGCCGAATCGATCCCGCCGGAGCAATGGCTTGAAGCCATCGCGGTCAACGCGACCGGCACTTTCCTGGTCAATCAGGCGGTGTTCCCGCACCTCAAGGATCACGGCGGCGCGATCATCAACTTCGCATCGTCGGCAGGGATCAAGGGCTATCCGGGCAAGGCAGCCTATGCCGCCGCCAAGGGGGCGGTCGTCGCCTGGGTGCGCTCAATCGCCAGCGAATGGGGCCGCTACAATATCCGCGTCAACGCCATCGCGCCCACCATCTGGACACCGATGTACGACAAGACCCGAAGCAGCATGAGCACCGACCAGCTTGCTGCCCATGATGCCGCCCTCAAGGTCGCGATCCCGATCGGTGGCAAGCTCGGCGATATCCGGCGCGATCTGGTGCCGGTGGTCGCGTTCCTGGCTTCAGACGGCGCGCATTTCATGACCGGACAGATCATACCCGTCGATGGCGGGGCCTTGATGATGCGATAA